A window of Candidatus Bipolaricaulota bacterium contains these coding sequences:
- a CDS encoding transposase translates to MIRDDGPEFRSENFQKVISKYRIKEVIIPPGKPFKNGYVESFHSRMREELLDAELFESLEEAREKILNWVKWYNLERPHSALGYRTPFEVFKKGGNLT, encoded by the coding sequence CAGAATTCAGGTCTGAAAACTTTCAGAAAGTTATAAGCAAGTATCGCATAAAAGAAGTAATAATACCGCCTGGGAAGCCATTTAAAAACGGGTATGTAGAGAGTTTTCATAGCAGGATGAGAGAGGAGCTTTTAGATGCTGAATTATTTGAAAGTTTGGAGGAAGCAAGAGAGAAAATTTTGAATTGGGTTAAGTGGTACAATTTAGAGAGACCTCATTCTGCTTTGGGATATAGGACACCATTTGAGGTGTTTAAAAAAGGGGGTAACTTGACATGA